In the genome of Coraliomargarita algicola, one region contains:
- a CDS encoding VCBS repeat-containing protein, with protein sequence MRKCHTICALLWGSCVGNALAAETAALPLGFGEPQVIKLDWSTRALQVNDLDGDGRLDLALINNDSAQIELLYQRHDEESRTESKRRFQRDRWEPTLSDAGFDVEKITVGFPMFDLGVGDLNGDGRVDLAYTARDVPLTIRLQGEHGQWLNSQEFDGFDALGWQSTVKVVDLDGDGQVELVVLSSDAVRVFERDDSGGLQEPDVYFITGENPFNLELVDVTGDGLAEICYISTEGKQSLVVREQVRDGGFGEERRFILERPVRMYTPLLAGKKQSLQFASVDSRSGALEFFEILSAKDAAGALPLQGVQPQIYPVFKKVQEGARYALGDLNGDGEPDLQVANPAGSELMIFLKEEGRYLASKSFPSFSAISSLTAGRFFDSKQDAVVALSREEKHLGVSQYDSSGRLSFPHLIEIGEGEPLVCEAVDLDGDGHAELAIVNESKAGMQLVIAQPVHRRKLTSEWEIVLQMDLRDARRKPSSIRALDIFGERGPGLMLCVPREAPILLAPKLDGAAYELEFVGEGSSVRESLLKDISPAQISVVDVDGDGLNELVAARTGFARAIRYHEGSLEMVDQFNARRSGDVVTTVIPSVDSKGLLQGLVFYVPKEGEFQFLSRDDDGVLRYQHTEAAGSINLSGWSKLTSRKGGTEAYLLYGDDRFWYFAEQAETWNIEVGTGFETELEDVYFSHVAEADFDADGYTDLVAVDGNEHVVEILRGGSAGVRSQMYWEIFEQNMHYQGRTGAKLEPRQTVVADLNGDGRQDFAFLIHDRIIFYLQE encoded by the coding sequence ATGAGGAAGTGTCATACGATATGCGCACTGTTATGGGGCAGCTGTGTGGGCAACGCATTGGCTGCTGAGACTGCGGCCCTCCCTTTGGGGTTTGGTGAACCACAGGTGATTAAGCTCGACTGGTCAACGCGCGCGTTGCAGGTCAATGATTTGGATGGAGATGGTCGTCTGGATCTGGCGTTGATTAATAATGATTCCGCTCAAATTGAGTTACTCTATCAGCGTCATGACGAGGAGTCGCGGACTGAGTCCAAGCGTCGTTTTCAGCGTGACCGATGGGAGCCGACGCTCTCGGATGCGGGCTTTGATGTTGAGAAGATTACAGTCGGATTTCCAATGTTTGATTTGGGTGTGGGCGACTTAAATGGTGATGGCAGAGTCGACCTGGCGTATACCGCGCGTGATGTGCCGCTGACGATTCGCTTGCAGGGAGAGCACGGGCAGTGGTTGAATTCGCAGGAGTTTGATGGTTTTGATGCCTTGGGGTGGCAGAGCACTGTAAAAGTTGTCGATCTGGATGGGGATGGTCAGGTCGAGCTGGTCGTGTTGAGCTCCGATGCCGTGCGAGTGTTCGAGCGTGATGACTCCGGCGGACTACAGGAGCCGGACGTGTATTTCATTACGGGGGAAAACCCGTTTAACTTGGAGCTGGTGGATGTGACGGGCGACGGCTTGGCGGAGATTTGCTACATTAGCACGGAAGGAAAACAGTCCTTGGTGGTGCGTGAGCAAGTCCGCGATGGTGGATTTGGTGAGGAGCGTCGTTTTATTTTAGAACGCCCCGTGCGTATGTATACGCCGCTGCTGGCAGGTAAAAAGCAGTCTCTACAGTTTGCCTCGGTCGACTCACGTAGTGGCGCGTTGGAATTTTTTGAGATTTTGTCCGCGAAGGACGCGGCTGGAGCACTTCCCTTACAGGGAGTTCAGCCACAGATATATCCGGTCTTCAAGAAAGTGCAGGAAGGCGCACGCTACGCCCTGGGTGATTTAAATGGCGATGGGGAGCCAGATCTTCAAGTGGCCAATCCAGCCGGTTCAGAGCTGATGATTTTTTTGAAAGAGGAGGGCCGATATCTAGCTTCGAAAAGTTTCCCCTCATTCTCGGCGATCTCCTCGCTGACCGCGGGGCGATTTTTCGACTCCAAACAGGATGCCGTCGTTGCTTTGAGTCGCGAGGAGAAGCATCTCGGAGTGAGTCAGTATGATTCGAGTGGGCGTCTATCATTCCCCCATTTAATTGAAATTGGAGAAGGCGAGCCCCTGGTCTGTGAGGCAGTCGACTTAGATGGAGATGGTCATGCCGAGCTGGCGATTGTGAACGAATCGAAAGCGGGCATGCAGCTAGTCATCGCCCAGCCGGTGCATCGCCGCAAATTGACTTCCGAGTGGGAGATTGTCTTGCAGATGGACTTGCGGGATGCGCGCCGTAAGCCCAGCAGTATTCGGGCGCTCGATATCTTTGGCGAGCGGGGCCCCGGACTGATGCTTTGTGTGCCACGTGAGGCGCCGATTTTACTCGCGCCCAAGCTGGACGGAGCGGCGTATGAGCTGGAGTTTGTGGGTGAAGGTTCCAGTGTGCGCGAGAGTTTACTCAAAGATATTTCGCCGGCTCAGATATCTGTGGTGGATGTGGACGGCGATGGTTTGAATGAACTGGTAGCCGCACGCACGGGGTTTGCGCGTGCGATACGTTATCACGAGGGCAGTTTGGAAATGGTGGACCAATTTAATGCCCGCCGCAGTGGGGATGTTGTGACGACAGTGATTCCTTCCGTAGATTCGAAAGGTCTGTTGCAGGGGCTGGTGTTCTATGTGCCCAAGGAGGGGGAATTCCAATTTTTGAGTCGCGATGACGATGGTGTGCTGCGTTATCAGCATACTGAAGCGGCGGGATCGATTAACCTTTCCGGCTGGTCCAAATTAACAAGTCGCAAGGGAGGCACAGAGGCTTACTTGCTCTATGGGGATGATCGTTTTTGGTATTTTGCCGAACAAGCGGAGACTTGGAATATAGAAGTGGGCACTGGCTTTGAGACTGAGTTGGAAGATGTGTATTTTAGTCATGTTGCCGAGGCCGACTTTGATGCCGATGGCTATACCGACCTTGTGGCAGTGGATGGAAATGAGCATGTCGTTGAAATCTTGCGTGGTGGCTCCGCCGGCGTGCGTAGCCAAATGTATTGGGAGATTTTTGAGCAAAACATGCATTACCAAGGGCGCACAGGCGCTAAGCTAGAGCCGCGCCAGACCGTGGTCGCTGATTTGAATGGTGATGGTCGACAGGACTTTGCTTTTTTGATACATGATCGGATCATTTTCTACCTGCAAGAATGA
- a CDS encoding S1C family serine protease, producing MLRFLSFSVFIFGCGTLAHAFHSLELKNGSSVQGELVLERADSVYVDLGFDVLAIPRAAISQVKARDAETGELPTIKSGADTLYQVSDHRGDQTIRDWVDELGEAVALVQTPTGLGSGFVIHQDGYVVTNDHVIAGEHRISITVFKEGSHEMSKVTYDNVRIVATSSELDLALLKIETESAEPFVTVPLAAVDEGLREGQTVFAIGSPLGLDRTVSEGIISVANRVINGRLYLQTTTQINPGNSGGPLFNLKGEVVGVNNMKIAAVGAEGLGFSISSSILKSFIDNRDAYAFDPRNPNAGFRYLSPPKVK from the coding sequence ATGCTTCGATTTCTGAGTTTTTCGGTTTTTATCTTCGGGTGTGGGACGCTGGCACATGCCTTTCATTCGCTTGAATTAAAAAATGGCTCGTCTGTGCAAGGGGAACTTGTGTTGGAGCGAGCCGATTCAGTTTATGTTGACCTTGGATTCGACGTGTTGGCGATTCCCAGAGCGGCAATTTCGCAGGTCAAGGCGAGGGATGCAGAAACGGGGGAGCTGCCCACCATAAAGAGTGGGGCGGATACGCTCTATCAAGTTTCGGATCATCGAGGGGATCAGACGATCCGCGACTGGGTCGATGAATTGGGGGAAGCGGTGGCGCTGGTGCAGACGCCGACTGGCCTGGGCTCGGGCTTTGTGATCCACCAAGATGGGTATGTGGTGACCAACGATCATGTGATCGCGGGGGAACATCGCATTTCAATTACAGTGTTTAAAGAGGGCAGTCATGAGATGTCTAAGGTGACCTACGATAATGTGCGCATCGTGGCGACTAGCTCGGAGTTGGATCTGGCCTTGCTTAAAATTGAAACCGAGTCTGCGGAGCCTTTTGTTACTGTGCCGTTGGCTGCGGTCGATGAGGGCTTGCGGGAAGGCCAAACAGTATTTGCCATCGGCAGTCCACTGGGGCTGGATCGTACTGTATCAGAAGGTATCATTAGTGTGGCCAATCGAGTGATTAACGGGCGTCTGTATTTACAAACCACTACGCAGATCAACCCTGGCAACTCTGGCGGGCCTTTGTTTAATTTGAAGGGTGAAGTGGTGGGCGTGAATAATATGAAGATCGCTGCGGTGGGGGCCGAAGGCTTGGGCTTTTCGATTTCCTCCAGTATACTGAAATCTTTTATCGATAATCGCGACGCCTATGCGTTCGATCCTCGCAATCCGAATGCAGGTTTTCGCTATCTAAGTCCGCCTAAAGTCAAATAG
- a CDS encoding GyrI-like domain-containing protein yields the protein MLPKVDYKSELKALYKPSAKRIDAVDVPTMHYLMVDGAGEPESESYIAAIQALFTVSYTMKFMVKRELQRMDYGVMPLEGLWWAEDMSDFITRRKDRWLWTMMILQPDCVDADLFEEALKRVRAKKKLPALDALRYQPFTEGLVAQTLHIGPFDEEGPTVERLHQFIADSGHTLRGKHHEIYLSDIRRAAPKNWKTIIRQPMG from the coding sequence ATGCTCCCCAAAGTAGATTATAAATCCGAGCTGAAAGCACTGTATAAACCCTCCGCCAAACGGATTGACGCGGTCGACGTGCCGACGATGCACTACCTGATGGTCGATGGTGCTGGCGAACCGGAGTCTGAATCCTATATCGCCGCGATTCAGGCCTTATTTACCGTCTCATACACCATGAAATTCATGGTCAAGCGCGAGCTTCAGCGGATGGACTACGGGGTCATGCCCCTGGAGGGACTCTGGTGGGCAGAAGATATGTCCGACTTCATTACCCGGCGCAAGGATCGCTGGCTGTGGACGATGATGATCCTGCAGCCCGATTGTGTGGATGCCGATTTGTTTGAAGAAGCCTTGAAGCGTGTGCGTGCAAAGAAAAAGCTGCCTGCATTGGACGCTCTGCGCTATCAGCCATTTACCGAAGGCCTGGTCGCACAGACCCTACACATCGGCCCCTTCGACGAGGAAGGCCCCACAGTCGAGCGTCTGCACCAGTTCATCGCAGACTCCGGGCATACACTCCGCGGTAAACATCACGAAATCTACCTAAGCGACATTCGACGCGCCGCCCCCAAGAACTGGAAAACCATTATACGTCAGCCGATGGGGTGA
- a CDS encoding DUF4870 domain-containing protein has protein sequence MQSGPQTSSGAPNGDRSMAMLCHLLSLIGLLGVPLGNILGPLIIWITKKDQDAFVDETGKEVLNFQISATIYGILCGLLVFIVIGLFLLPLLIIAVVIYTIIGALKANEGVLYRYPCTIRFLK, from the coding sequence ATGCAAAGCGGTCCCCAGACAAGTTCTGGTGCCCCCAACGGTGATCGGTCCATGGCGATGCTCTGCCACTTACTTAGCCTCATCGGCTTGCTGGGTGTTCCACTGGGTAACATACTAGGCCCTCTTATCATTTGGATCACCAAAAAAGATCAAGATGCCTTCGTCGACGAAACGGGCAAGGAGGTGCTCAATTTTCAAATATCTGCCACGATCTACGGGATCCTCTGCGGCCTACTGGTCTTTATCGTCATAGGACTCTTCTTACTGCCACTTCTGATCATTGCCGTGGTCATCTACACGATTATCGGCGCACTCAAAGCAAACGAAGGCGTGCTCTACCGCTACCCTTGCACCATTCGCTTTCTCAAATAA
- the cdd gene encoding cytidine deaminase yields the protein MTDSTIDRALTGLDSATAARIRQAITAPGFSGQLTEMPSTAAAQLLPLAAAFSVHPISGFAVGAIAVAASGNLYLGANLEFQGMPLHATLHAEQSAILNAWMHNEHEVQALHVSETPCGHCRQFLRELSNSETVGIHVGAHIYTLSELLPYAFGETRSKGNGLLDSTPVALEAVKPNPNTSQQRAINAAQRSYAPYSRSPEGFVLECLNGQFFSGRAAESTAFNPSVPSALVALNQRNLSSSRTVAIATATAAKLATAINNPLPFASTLISSTSNAEIKVVQMDAR from the coding sequence TTGACTGATTCAACCATCGACCGTGCCCTCACAGGCTTAGACAGCGCCACCGCCGCCAGGATACGCCAAGCGATCACCGCCCCGGGCTTTAGTGGTCAGCTGACAGAAATGCCCTCCACCGCTGCGGCACAATTACTGCCGCTGGCGGCCGCATTTTCGGTGCACCCGATCTCAGGCTTTGCAGTAGGCGCGATTGCCGTAGCGGCGTCGGGCAATCTCTATCTGGGCGCAAATCTGGAATTTCAAGGCATGCCACTGCACGCAACCTTACACGCGGAGCAATCGGCCATACTCAATGCATGGATGCATAACGAGCATGAAGTGCAGGCACTGCACGTATCCGAAACACCCTGCGGCCACTGCCGCCAGTTCCTGCGCGAGCTATCCAATAGTGAAACTGTCGGCATCCATGTCGGTGCCCACATCTACACACTCAGTGAACTATTGCCATACGCGTTTGGGGAGACTCGCAGTAAAGGTAACGGACTCTTGGACAGCACCCCGGTGGCATTGGAAGCGGTCAAACCCAATCCAAACACCTCGCAACAGCGCGCAATCAACGCAGCACAACGCAGTTATGCCCCCTACAGTCGCTCACCTGAGGGCTTTGTGCTCGAATGCCTGAATGGCCAGTTCTTCTCAGGTCGAGCCGCCGAATCAACGGCTTTCAATCCCAGTGTGCCCAGCGCACTGGTAGCCCTGAATCAACGCAACCTTTCCAGCAGCCGCACTGTTGCCATCGCCACAGCAACCGCCGCGAAACTGGCGACCGCCATCAACAACCCTCTGCCCTTTGCCAGCACCCTGATCAGCTCCACCTCTAATGCTGAAATCAAAGTGGTGCAAATGGATGCCCGCTGA
- a CDS encoding glycosyltransferase family 4 protein — MKTKLAIITSQKAGWKTIRYRVEAFFKNSPDFEVETYHLEDYFPKLRAWLKKKNKLQTLGFVLAGRAAVNRALKNQPDVIFFTTLHDAMLMPMRKGVRYYIYSDCTPQQLTRLNYENKSEVKLNAIHDLYEYFIKRKAKAGAQFLCFSQWNCEGLTSGYGIDAQSVFYFPPLVDTEKWKPSPEKTYSKPLKVLFVGADFRRKGGDLILEAAAKASRSDYEWHFMTSHPIDDSAENIYHHRQVDVGDEQHLQIFRDADVLVLPTRADALGIVIIEGFACGLPAIATNVGGISGLIDDQQNGFILKENPTSDDLLKALGQYLDNFELLRSHAEHARAKAESTLDEQTMMQWLHDLMVAVDGPVKS; from the coding sequence ATGAAAACAAAACTAGCGATTATAACTTCTCAGAAGGCTGGATGGAAAACGATACGATATCGTGTGGAAGCATTTTTTAAAAATAGTCCGGATTTCGAAGTCGAAACCTATCATTTGGAAGATTATTTCCCCAAGCTGAGAGCTTGGTTAAAGAAGAAAAACAAGCTGCAAACACTGGGCTTTGTTTTGGCGGGGCGCGCCGCGGTCAATCGTGCGCTGAAGAATCAGCCAGACGTAATCTTTTTTACGACCCTGCACGACGCGATGTTAATGCCCATGCGGAAGGGGGTGCGCTACTATATTTACAGTGATTGTACGCCGCAGCAATTAACTCGGCTCAACTACGAGAATAAAAGTGAAGTAAAGTTAAATGCCATTCACGACCTGTATGAATATTTTATCAAGCGCAAGGCCAAGGCGGGGGCGCAGTTTTTATGTTTTTCGCAATGGAATTGTGAGGGTTTGACGTCGGGCTATGGGATCGATGCGCAATCTGTATTTTATTTTCCACCCTTGGTGGATACTGAGAAATGGAAGCCGTCTCCCGAGAAAACATACAGCAAACCTTTAAAAGTGCTGTTTGTGGGCGCAGATTTTCGACGCAAAGGGGGCGACCTTATCTTAGAGGCTGCGGCTAAGGCTAGCCGCTCGGACTATGAGTGGCACTTTATGACGTCTCATCCTATCGATGATTCTGCAGAAAACATCTATCATCACCGTCAGGTGGATGTGGGGGACGAACAGCATCTTCAGATTTTTCGAGATGCAGATGTCTTGGTTTTACCGACTCGCGCGGATGCACTTGGTATCGTGATCATCGAAGGCTTTGCCTGTGGTCTACCTGCGATTGCCACAAATGTGGGAGGCATTTCAGGCCTGATTGACGATCAGCAGAATGGATTTATTTTGAAAGAAAATCCGACATCGGATGATCTTTTGAAGGCATTGGGCCAATATCTGGATAACTTTGAATTGCTGCGCTCCCACGCAGAGCATGCGCGTGCAAAAGCTGAATCCACGCTAGATGAACAAACCATGATGCAGTGGCTGCACGATCTGATGGTCGCCGTTGATGGCCCAGTGAAATCTTAA
- a CDS encoding ABC transporter permease, whose amino-acid sequence MNPVGDIYTGAANGLREVWSNKVRSLLSMSGIILGVAALVAMVGIVQGMLGNMRASFERSGGVLKLEVHSQQAPEWQQHIAGISPGMTWRDIGAIEKAIPLAAYVSPVVDMNWERFIANGRREHAILHGVTPDYAGIKKNELQHGRFISDYDVDSKSPVIVVGAHIAKSLFRGQSNVVGQQVRVSGQVYTIVGQIKPVEDAVAPGRSKGRRFNYEERLNYIPATTAMSRYKGDDEVNRIEILAHEVGDMPDLMEQIENTLTQTHRGILDFEIRTQDEQMAELKKLENSFTYSLGGIAGISLLVGGIGIMNVMLASVSERIREIGVRKAIGARSHDIFIQFLAEAVVISVLGGLFGLIASVGLLSIARDFIPEGQNISNMPVTAMFYGFLFSSLIGLASGIYPALRASRLDPIDALRYE is encoded by the coding sequence ATGAACCCTGTCGGCGATATTTACACAGGTGCGGCCAACGGACTGCGGGAGGTTTGGTCGAATAAGGTGCGTTCCTTGCTGTCGATGAGCGGCATCATTCTCGGCGTGGCTGCGCTGGTTGCGATGGTCGGTATCGTGCAAGGTATGTTGGGCAATATGCGGGCATCCTTTGAGCGTAGCGGAGGTGTGTTAAAGCTTGAAGTACACTCGCAACAAGCTCCGGAGTGGCAACAGCACATCGCAGGGATTTCCCCCGGCATGACTTGGCGTGACATTGGTGCGATTGAAAAAGCGATTCCACTGGCCGCTTATGTTTCTCCCGTGGTGGACATGAATTGGGAGCGTTTTATTGCCAATGGCCGTCGCGAGCATGCGATTCTACACGGGGTGACGCCAGATTACGCAGGCATTAAAAAGAACGAATTGCAGCATGGACGCTTTATTTCTGATTATGATGTCGACTCGAAGAGTCCCGTCATCGTTGTCGGAGCGCACATAGCCAAGAGCCTGTTTCGCGGTCAGTCGAACGTGGTCGGTCAGCAAGTGCGTGTGAGTGGTCAAGTATACACTATCGTGGGGCAGATCAAACCTGTCGAAGATGCTGTGGCACCAGGCCGAAGTAAGGGGCGACGCTTTAATTATGAAGAGCGTTTAAACTATATTCCAGCGACGACTGCAATGTCTCGCTACAAAGGAGACGATGAGGTCAACCGCATCGAAATTCTCGCGCACGAAGTTGGGGACATGCCTGACTTAATGGAGCAGATCGAGAACACGCTGACACAGACGCACCGCGGGATTTTGGACTTTGAAATTCGCACACAGGATGAGCAGATGGCTGAGCTTAAGAAATTGGAAAATTCTTTCACCTATTCGCTGGGAGGGATTGCCGGCATTTCACTTTTGGTGGGAGGCATCGGTATTATGAATGTGATGCTCGCTTCCGTGAGTGAGCGCATTCGGGAGATCGGTGTGCGTAAGGCTATCGGCGCGCGCAGTCATGATATCTTTATTCAGTTTCTTGCGGAAGCCGTCGTCATTTCCGTGCTGGGGGGCTTGTTCGGATTGATTGCCAGCGTAGGCTTGCTTTCGATCGCGCGTGATTTTATACCTGAGGGTCAAAACATTAGTAATATGCCCGTGACTGCGATGTTTTATGGCTTCCTTTTCAGTAGTTTGATCGGTCTCGCATCAGGAATTTATCCTGCGCTTAGAGCATCGCGACTCGACCCGATCGATGCGTTGCGATATGAGTAG
- a CDS encoding ABC transporter ATP-binding protein has translation MIDSDLVFELSSIRRTYKVGSELVHALDGVDLTIRDREFIAVIGTSGSGKSTLMHTLGFMDSPTSGQMAFEGRDVSAISRGERSQLRATRIGFVFQSFNLLPKLTVLDNVLLPLVYGRQRVSNKKELGMSVLERVGMQHRASHRPSQLSGGERQRVAIARSLINRPRLILADEPTGNLDTKNRARIMELFASLMDEGITLALVTHDDEVAAYAKRRIRMQDGNIVEDSRS, from the coding sequence ATGATTGATTCCGATCTAGTTTTCGAGCTCAGTTCTATCCGGCGCACCTACAAGGTCGGCAGCGAGCTGGTGCATGCGCTGGATGGTGTTGATTTGACCATTCGCGACCGTGAGTTTATTGCAGTCATCGGTACCTCCGGCTCGGGAAAGTCCACATTGATGCATACGCTCGGTTTTATGGATAGTCCCACTTCCGGGCAAATGGCTTTTGAGGGGCGCGATGTCTCCGCGATCAGTCGTGGCGAGCGTTCGCAATTGCGTGCGACCCGTATCGGTTTTGTGTTTCAGTCTTTTAATTTGCTGCCCAAGCTCACGGTCTTGGATAATGTGCTACTACCATTGGTTTATGGGCGCCAGCGCGTGAGTAATAAAAAGGAGCTCGGGATGTCGGTCTTGGAGCGTGTGGGCATGCAGCACCGCGCCAGTCATCGGCCCAGTCAACTTTCCGGTGGTGAGCGTCAGCGGGTGGCGATTGCCCGTTCTTTGATTAATCGTCCCCGTCTGATCCTTGCCGACGAGCCTACGGGCAATCTGGATACCAAGAATCGTGCTCGTATTATGGAACTCTTTGCCTCGCTCATGGATGAAGGCATTACACTGGCTCTAGTCACGCACGACGACGAGGTGGCCGCCTATGCCAAGCGTCGTATTCGGATGCAAGATGGCAATATTGTGGAGGATAGCCGCTCATGA
- a CDS encoding efflux RND transporter periplasmic adaptor subunit, which produces MKRALITFFILALIAGGIYGLLQVVPQGDGGPANQIRTDTAERRDLKSVVPATGEVLPLLSSSVKSEISGRITVIKIEEGDSVVRDQELLELDRTSLETRLREAQRSLEAEKLRLEKSERNFKRLEELFARKFVGEQEYLDAQTELKLAKLNIEISQARLEDAAEDLSKTTILAPHDGVVTLMGVLEGQVISGASSVSNGTDLLTIAQLNELYMEANINEVDVEKLYIGQPAFLRFDAIPDFEVEGKISVIAPSARKDGNVRVFPIEVVFEVADNRVRPGISATVEVPIESAENVVSVLLSAVFNDGESGGSIVFVKNATGWERREVTTGINNLQHVEIRTGLEAGETVALSRPPEFRKSDD; this is translated from the coding sequence ATGAAACGTGCTCTCATTACATTCTTTATTTTAGCGCTCATCGCTGGCGGAATTTATGGGCTCTTACAAGTCGTGCCTCAGGGGGACGGTGGGCCCGCGAATCAAATCCGTACGGATACTGCGGAGCGTCGTGACTTGAAATCTGTGGTGCCCGCCACTGGTGAGGTGCTGCCCTTGCTCAGTAGTAGTGTGAAATCCGAGATCAGTGGTCGTATTACAGTCATTAAGATCGAGGAGGGCGATTCGGTGGTGCGCGATCAAGAATTGCTCGAGCTGGATCGCACCAGTCTGGAAACACGTCTACGCGAGGCGCAGCGCAGTCTTGAAGCTGAAAAGCTGCGTTTGGAAAAATCGGAGCGTAATTTTAAGCGTTTGGAAGAGCTCTTTGCCAGAAAGTTTGTCGGTGAGCAGGAGTATCTCGACGCTCAAACCGAGCTTAAATTGGCCAAACTCAATATTGAGATTTCTCAAGCCAGGTTGGAAGACGCGGCGGAAGATTTATCCAAGACGACTATACTGGCGCCACACGATGGAGTGGTCACATTAATGGGAGTCCTGGAGGGGCAGGTCATTTCCGGAGCGAGCTCCGTCTCGAACGGCACCGATTTGCTAACCATTGCGCAGCTAAATGAACTCTACATGGAGGCCAATATCAACGAAGTCGATGTGGAGAAGCTCTACATCGGGCAGCCAGCATTTTTACGTTTTGATGCGATTCCCGACTTTGAAGTTGAGGGCAAGATCAGCGTGATCGCCCCCTCGGCGCGCAAGGATGGGAATGTGCGGGTTTTTCCGATCGAAGTGGTGTTTGAAGTTGCAGATAATCGCGTGCGTCCGGGGATCAGCGCCACGGTTGAGGTGCCGATTGAGTCGGCCGAGAATGTTGTGAGCGTTTTGTTGTCTGCCGTGTTTAACGATGGTGAGAGTGGTGGCAGCATCGTATTCGTAAAGAATGCGACTGGCTGGGAACGACGTGAAGTGACGACTGGCATCAACAATCTACAACATGTGGAGATTCGTACCGGTTTGGAAGCGGGCGAAACTGTTGCGTTGAGCCGCCCGCCTGAATTCCGCAAATCCGATGATTGA